One Chryseobacterium wanjuense genomic region harbors:
- a CDS encoding DUF423 domain-containing protein, with translation MKTITLVFGAVYGMLSVILGAFGAHALKKILSLERLESFETGVRYQMYAAFFLLIIGYILKFETSTEKWTSILMIVGTFLFSVSIYFLSLQDYLGANLKFLGPITPLGGLLMILSWGMLILYFAKNRI, from the coding sequence ATGAAAACAATTACTTTAGTTTTTGGTGCCGTTTACGGAATGCTGTCCGTGATTTTGGGTGCATTCGGCGCGCACGCTTTAAAGAAAATCTTGTCTTTGGAAAGGCTGGAAAGTTTTGAAACGGGAGTAAGATATCAGATGTATGCTGCTTTCTTTTTGTTGATTATTGGCTACATTTTAAAATTTGAGACTTCAACGGAAAAATGGACTTCCATTTTAATGATTGTGGGAACTTTCCTGTTTTCTGTGAGCATTTATTTCCTAAGTCTTCAGGATTATTTAGGTGCCAACCTGAAGTTTTTAGGACCGATCACTCCGCTTGGAGGTTTGTTGATGATCCTTAGCTGGGGAATGCTGATTCTTTATTTTGCGAAGAATAGAATTTAA
- a CDS encoding chloride channel protein: MKINRRRRLIRTFDLLDQPIRFNPFVFSRTFFMWAFTGLVGGVIAGLYWIVLEHFTEFLAEFQGWMVIPTMAVCGLLAGLVIHFFGDPGEIHLIVNNIRFNKGKLEPKNNPSMILSSLFCVASGGSLGPEAPLVQVTGSTGTWLGKIFRLKGEELRSLSIAGMASGFTALFGAPLGGSLFSLEILHHKHAVEYYKAIIPALVASCFSYLMFALIIHMGIGATWNLKDYHYSGVYDFAYATAFGIVGTLFGWIFIFVVKFFKKIFEYRKLPIYITMMIGGIILGVIAFYLPITRYFGHNEINEIINGNFTLDFLIIVLIFKILAIAITVTSGWRGGFIIPLFFVGTTLGLIIHNLFPTVDTTLAIVSCMAAINACVTRTPMSTTIILGTLTGFTYFVPILFASLTGYFLAPKIPFIGSQSEKLSEE, encoded by the coding sequence ATGAAAATCAATAGAAGAAGACGCCTAATCAGAACATTTGATCTTTTGGATCAGCCCATCAGATTTAATCCGTTTGTTTTTAGCCGGACTTTTTTTATGTGGGCTTTTACAGGTCTTGTTGGTGGCGTGATTGCCGGGTTGTATTGGATTGTCCTCGAACATTTTACTGAATTTCTAGCAGAATTTCAAGGGTGGATGGTGATTCCGACGATGGCTGTTTGTGGCTTGCTGGCGGGTTTGGTGATTCATTTTTTTGGAGATCCGGGAGAAATTCATTTGATTGTAAATAATATCAGATTTAATAAAGGAAAATTAGAACCGAAAAATAATCCTTCCATGATTTTGTCTTCACTTTTCTGTGTGGCATCGGGAGGAAGTTTAGGCCCTGAAGCACCTTTGGTTCAGGTAACGGGTTCTACGGGAACCTGGCTGGGAAAAATTTTCAGATTAAAAGGAGAAGAATTACGTTCTTTAAGCATCGCGGGAATGGCATCGGGCTTTACGGCACTTTTCGGTGCTCCGCTTGGAGGAAGTCTTTTTTCTTTGGAAATTCTTCATCACAAACACGCGGTTGAATATTACAAAGCCATTATTCCAGCCCTTGTAGCAAGCTGTTTCAGTTATCTGATGTTTGCCTTGATCATTCACATGGGAATCGGGGCAACGTGGAACCTGAAAGATTATCATTACTCAGGAGTTTATGATTTTGCCTATGCAACAGCTTTCGGGATTGTCGGTACTTTATTCGGCTGGATTTTTATTTTTGTTGTTAAATTTTTCAAAAAAATCTTTGAATACAGGAAGCTTCCTATCTATATTACAATGATGATTGGCGGCATTATTTTGGGAGTTATCGCTTTCTATCTACCGATTACAAGATATTTTGGGCATAATGAAATCAATGAAATTATCAACGGGAATTTTACATTAGATTTTTTAATTATTGTTTTAATTTTTAAAATTTTAGCAATTGCCATTACCGTAACTTCCGGATGGAGAGGTGGTTTTATCATTCCGCTTTTCTTTGTGGGAACGACTTTGGGATTAATTATTCATAATCTTTTCCCTACCGTTGACACAACGCTGGCCATTGTAAGCTGTATGGCTGCGATCAATGCCTGTGTAACGAGAACTCCGATGAGTACAACGATTATTTTGGGGACTTTAACAGGGTTTACGTACTTCGTGCCGATACTTTTTGCGAGTTTAACAGGCTATTTCCTGGCTCCGAAAATTCCGTTTATCGGTTCACAATCTGAAAAATTATCCGAAGAATAG
- the sucC gene encoding ADP-forming succinate--CoA ligase subunit beta has protein sequence MNLHEYQSKEILSKYGVAIQRGYVANNVDEAVAAAEKLTAETGAQGWVVKAQIHAGGRGKGGGVKFSPNMDKLKENAQNIIGMQLVTPQTSAEGKKVNSVLVAEDVYYPGESETKEFYVSILLDRAEGKNTVVYSTEGGMDIEHVAEVTPHLIHKEIIDPALGLQGFQARKIAFNLGLEGNAFKEFTKFITSLYNAYTGIDASLFEINPVLKTSDNKIIAVDAKVTLDDNSLFRHKDLAELRDTREEDPMDVEAGEAGLNFVKLDGNVACMVNGAGLAMATMDIIKLSGGNPANFLDVGGTADAQRVQTAFGIILRDPNVKAILINIFGGIVRCDRVAQGVVDAYKAMGSLPVPLIVRLQGTNAVEAKKLIDESGLPVHSAITLEEAANKVKEVLA, from the coding sequence ATGAATCTTCACGAGTATCAATCAAAAGAGATTTTATCAAAGTACGGAGTAGCTATCCAACGTGGTTACGTAGCAAATAACGTAGACGAAGCTGTAGCTGCTGCTGAAAAACTAACTGCTGAAACTGGCGCTCAAGGGTGGGTAGTAAAAGCTCAGATCCACGCAGGTGGTCGTGGTAAAGGTGGTGGTGTAAAGTTCTCTCCAAATATGGATAAGCTTAAAGAAAACGCTCAGAACATCATCGGAATGCAGTTGGTAACTCCACAAACGTCTGCTGAAGGTAAAAAAGTAAATTCTGTTTTGGTTGCAGAGGATGTATATTATCCGGGAGAGTCAGAAACTAAAGAATTTTATGTTTCTATTCTTTTAGACAGAGCTGAAGGTAAAAATACAGTAGTATATTCTACTGAAGGAGGTATGGATATCGAGCACGTTGCTGAGGTAACTCCTCATTTGATCCACAAAGAAATCATTGATCCTGCTTTAGGTCTTCAGGGTTTCCAGGCTAGAAAAATTGCTTTCAACCTAGGTCTTGAAGGGAATGCTTTCAAAGAATTCACAAAATTCATCACTTCTTTATATAATGCTTATACAGGTATCGATGCTTCTCTTTTCGAGATCAACCCTGTATTGAAGACTTCTGATAACAAAATTATCGCTGTAGATGCTAAAGTAACTTTGGATGACAACTCATTGTTCCGTCACAAAGATCTAGCTGAACTGAGAGATACGAGAGAAGAAGATCCAATGGATGTTGAAGCTGGTGAAGCTGGTCTTAACTTCGTAAAACTAGACGGTAACGTTGCTTGTATGGTAAACGGAGCTGGTCTTGCAATGGCTACAATGGATATCATCAAATTATCTGGTGGTAACCCTGCCAACTTCCTGGACGTTGGAGGTACTGCTGATGCTCAGAGAGTACAGACTGCTTTCGGAATCATCTTGAGAGATCCAAACGTAAAAGCAATCTTGATCAACATCTTCGGAGGTATCGTAAGATGTGACAGAGTGGCTCAGGGTGTTGTAGATGCTTACAAAGCAATGGGTAGCCTTCCGGTTCCATTGATCGTAAGATTACAGGGAACTAACGCTGTTGAAGCTAAAAAATTAATTGACGAGTCTGGTCTTCCGGTTCACTCTGCAATTACTTTAGAAGAAGCTGCAAACAAAGTAAAAGAAGTTTTAGCTTAG
- a CDS encoding mechanosensitive ion channel family protein: protein MQKNGLSYFDVVYKVLENWYLKFAELTPKLIVGILVFSFFLITSKYFSQIAVKFFHKFFPKSKKESSLVTLISVFRFIIMLMGTFIALEIMGFSNFLWKFIGSLGVAGVIAGVALKDLVSSIFSGMLIGIDKAFKVGDYITIGANSGTVIEIGFLTTKIITDDGKKVYIPNQVVFNAPFSNITASPQRRIILNFEIPADEDVNKAQIGILEVIKNLENADKLDTAEVIFTDLKQGVFNLQAKFWMKVGANMALVKNEALMKIKQRLDSDNIQLVTPTSINITNGDTLINENHD, encoded by the coding sequence ATGCAAAAAAATGGTTTAAGCTACTTCGATGTTGTTTATAAAGTCTTGGAAAACTGGTATTTAAAATTTGCAGAGCTTACTCCAAAATTAATTGTAGGAATTCTGGTATTCTCATTCTTCTTGATTACCAGCAAATATTTTAGTCAGATTGCCGTAAAATTTTTCCATAAATTTTTTCCTAAAAGCAAAAAGGAAAGTTCTTTGGTAACCTTAATCAGTGTTTTCAGATTTATTATTATGCTGATGGGAACTTTCATTGCTCTTGAGATCATGGGATTCAGCAATTTCCTTTGGAAATTCATCGGAAGCTTGGGAGTGGCAGGGGTCATTGCAGGGGTAGCATTGAAAGATTTAGTCTCTAGTATCTTCTCAGGAATGCTCATCGGAATCGATAAAGCCTTTAAAGTAGGAGATTATATCACCATTGGAGCCAACTCGGGAACTGTTATCGAAATTGGATTTTTAACCACAAAAATAATTACCGATGATGGTAAAAAAGTATACATCCCGAATCAGGTTGTTTTCAATGCTCCGTTCTCTAATATTACAGCTTCACCTCAGCGAAGAATTATTTTAAATTTTGAAATTCCTGCAGATGAGGATGTCAACAAAGCACAAATAGGAATTTTAGAAGTCATAAAAAATCTGGAAAATGCAGACAAACTGGATACCGCTGAAGTTATTTTTACAGACTTAAAACAAGGCGTTTTTAATCTTCAGGCTAAATTTTGGATGAAAGTCGGCGCCAATATGGCTTTGGTAAAAAATGAAGCTTTAATGAAAATCAAGCAACGTCTGGATTCGGATAATATCCAATTGGTAACGCCGACGAGTATTAATATTACCAACGGAGACACTTTAATCAACGAAAATCATGATTAA
- a CDS encoding peroxiredoxin, giving the protein MSIKLGDTAPNFQAETSVGDINFYDYLGDSWGILFSHPADYTPVCTTELGYTSKLKSEFEKRGTKVIALSVDGVEDHLNWIKDINETQNTDVQFPIIADKERKISELYDFIHPNASATTTVRSLLIIDPEKKVRLIITYPASTGRNFNEIIRVLDSLQLVDSYKVATPVNWENGEDVIVPPAISTEDARKIFPKGVTEIKPYLRYTPQPNT; this is encoded by the coding sequence ATGTCAATTAAACTAGGAGATACGGCACCCAATTTTCAGGCAGAAACCTCTGTCGGAGATATTAATTTTTATGACTATCTGGGAGATTCGTGGGGAATTTTATTTTCACACCCGGCAGATTATACACCAGTCTGTACGACGGAATTGGGGTATACTTCAAAACTGAAGTCGGAGTTTGAAAAAAGGGGAACTAAAGTCATTGCCCTGAGTGTAGATGGAGTAGAAGATCACCTGAACTGGATTAAAGATATTAATGAAACCCAGAATACAGATGTACAGTTTCCTATCATAGCAGATAAAGAAAGGAAAATTTCAGAATTATATGATTTTATTCATCCTAATGCTTCTGCGACTACGACAGTACGTTCGTTGTTAATCATTGATCCGGAGAAAAAAGTAAGATTAATTATCACATACCCGGCTTCTACCGGAAGAAATTTTAATGAAATTATTCGAGTGCTGGATTCTCTTCAGTTAGTTGATTCATATAAAGTGGCAACACCCGTAAACTGGGAAAACGGAGAAGATGTGATTGTCCCACCTGCAATTTCTACGGAAGATGCAAGAAAAATATTTCCGAAAGGCGTTACGGAAATAAAGCCGTATCTGAGATATACACCTCAACCTAATACATGA
- a CDS encoding TonB-dependent siderophore receptor yields MKKQLVTLGLLFTAISLSAQMKNTEADTVRVQTIEDVNLHKTGNPNKARPLSTKSNLTVMENPQAMSIVTHEIIEQQQAKQLSDVIRNVNGIYLTSARGGSQDSFGGRGFTFGNDNIFKNGAKVNSGVFPEVSGLERVEVLKGANAMLYGNVGPGGIVNLITKKPKFEFGGAFGFSAGSWNSYKPTIDIYGPLSKNIAFRVNGAYEYAESFRDLVQSKKNYFNPSFVFNLSENTQLIVEGDYLYHNFTPDFGIGSVTDNATGVSRLATEIGRNQFFGANWQYQTNQQASTDVILNHKFNNNWALNAVASYQNYTKDYFSTERIQWAYNSKNNNFNPSWTRPVGRTYNEQNYTSLQINLNGEFKTGNIVHKLLVGTDGDYGQADSYTFKLSSTTLGTLLLNDPSTWSNEGAMPTADKTYRRRIPTRRLGIYTQDLVELTKSLKLLAGVRFSYLTNGESSDKIFLPNNPVAATSAKTEDHAFSPKVGIVYNPNDNLSVFATYTNSFVPNTGTTVYFEALKPSTVDQYEIGIKKNVFNNAVAINLTAYQIINNNTYNTARFKADGTQNSDSNLKEFAGKVRSRGVELDITGNPLTNLSLIGGVSYNNSVYTETPDVYGYVEDQRLVRTPAVTANASVFYTFTNFAKGLRVGATAFYTGDRKAGWNDTKNQTQVTRMIDVEGFTTVDLSLGYEWKKFMIQGKVGNLFDVVNYNVHENYSVNPITPRNYYFTLTYKL; encoded by the coding sequence ATGAAAAAACAGCTGGTTACCTTAGGATTATTGTTCACAGCGATATCCTTATCTGCACAAATGAAAAATACGGAAGCGGATACTGTCAGAGTTCAGACCATTGAAGACGTGAACTTACATAAAACAGGAAATCCCAACAAAGCGAGACCGCTTTCTACAAAGTCTAACCTTACGGTAATGGAAAATCCGCAGGCTATGTCGATTGTAACGCACGAAATCATTGAGCAGCAACAGGCTAAACAGTTGAGTGATGTTATTAGAAATGTAAATGGTATTTACTTAACTTCTGCAAGAGGCGGTTCTCAGGATAGTTTTGGTGGACGTGGTTTCACATTTGGGAACGATAATATTTTCAAAAACGGAGCTAAAGTAAATAGTGGGGTTTTTCCTGAAGTAAGCGGCTTGGAGAGAGTTGAAGTTTTAAAAGGAGCGAATGCAATGTTATATGGAAACGTTGGTCCTGGTGGAATTGTAAACTTAATCACAAAAAAACCAAAATTCGAATTTGGAGGTGCATTTGGCTTCAGTGCCGGAAGCTGGAATTCTTACAAACCAACAATTGATATTTATGGACCTCTATCAAAAAATATTGCTTTTAGAGTAAACGGAGCTTATGAATATGCTGAAAGTTTCAGGGATTTGGTACAATCTAAAAAGAATTATTTCAACCCGTCTTTTGTTTTTAATCTTAGTGAAAATACACAGTTAATAGTAGAAGGTGATTATTTATACCATAATTTCACACCGGATTTTGGAATCGGAAGTGTCACGGATAATGCTACCGGAGTTTCAAGATTGGCAACCGAAATTGGAAGAAATCAATTCTTTGGAGCAAATTGGCAATATCAAACCAATCAACAGGCTTCAACCGATGTGATTTTAAATCATAAATTTAATAACAACTGGGCTTTAAACGCTGTAGCTTCTTATCAAAACTATACGAAAGATTATTTTTCTACAGAGAGGATTCAGTGGGCTTATAATTCAAAAAACAATAATTTCAATCCGTCTTGGACAAGACCTGTTGGAAGAACTTATAATGAGCAAAACTACACTTCCCTGCAGATCAACTTAAATGGAGAATTTAAAACAGGAAATATAGTTCATAAACTTTTAGTAGGAACCGACGGTGATTATGGTCAGGCTGATTCATATACTTTCAAACTAAGCAGTACAACTTTAGGTACATTACTTCTAAATGATCCTTCTACATGGAGTAATGAAGGAGCAATGCCAACCGCTGATAAAACGTACAGAAGAAGAATTCCTACAAGAAGATTGGGAATTTATACACAAGATCTTGTAGAACTAACAAAATCTTTAAAATTATTAGCTGGAGTACGTTTTTCTTATTTAACGAACGGAGAGTCCAGTGATAAAATATTCTTGCCAAATAACCCTGTTGCTGCTACAAGTGCAAAAACGGAAGATCACGCTTTTTCTCCGAAAGTTGGCATTGTTTATAATCCAAATGATAATCTTTCAGTATTTGCGACTTATACCAACTCATTCGTTCCAAACACAGGAACTACAGTATATTTTGAAGCATTAAAACCTTCTACCGTAGATCAGTATGAAATTGGTATTAAAAAGAATGTATTTAATAATGCAGTAGCCATTAACTTAACGGCTTATCAAATCATTAACAATAATACTTACAACACAGCGAGATTCAAAGCTGATGGTACACAGAACTCAGATTCCAATTTAAAAGAATTTGCAGGTAAAGTAAGAAGCCGGGGTGTAGAATTGGATATCACCGGAAATCCGCTTACCAATTTATCATTAATAGGAGGAGTGTCATATAATAATTCTGTGTACACAGAAACTCCTGACGTTTATGGCTATGTTGAGGATCAAAGATTGGTAAGAACACCTGCTGTGACAGCAAATGCTTCTGTATTCTACACATTTACAAACTTTGCTAAAGGATTAAGAGTTGGTGCAACAGCATTCTACACAGGTGACAGAAAAGCAGGCTGGAATGACACAAAAAACCAAACCCAAGTTACAAGAATGATCGATGTTGAAGGCTTTACAACAGTCGATTTAAGTTTAGGCTACGAATGGAAAAAATTCATGATCCAAGGAAAAGTAGGAAATTTGTTTGATGTAGTGAACTATAATGTACACGAAAATTATTCGGTAAACCCTATTACACCAAGAAATTATTATTTTACTTTGACGTATAAACTTTAA
- a CDS encoding Gfo/Idh/MocA family oxidoreductase, protein MQLVKVGLCAFGMSGKVFHAPFLKEHPGFFMSAVVERSKEDSKEKYPEATIYRSVEEMLKNADIELVVVNTPVQTHFEYTKMALEAGKNVVVEKPFTVNVSQAEELVKLAEEKGLFLSVYQNRRFDRDYLQVQKIMSEGNVGNIKEAEIRFDRFRTEPSGKAHKENPEATGSGSLHDLGSHLVDQAVQYFGFPERLFADVFSMKGKEFANDYFEIILFYQNDLRVRLKSSVFTKEAHYAYAIHGEKGSFLQERTDNQENELVAGAVPEYGKEWTQPLKEPDGILNYLNENKETQRIFTSSEPGNYMNYYQQIYEFIVFGYALPSPAEEIIKNMKIIDAAWESSKEGKIVTL, encoded by the coding sequence ATGCAATTGGTAAAAGTAGGTTTGTGTGCATTCGGGATGAGCGGAAAGGTTTTCCATGCCCCGTTTCTAAAGGAACATCCGGGATTTTTTATGTCTGCAGTAGTGGAAAGAAGCAAGGAAGATTCAAAAGAAAAATACCCTGAGGCAACCATTTATCGATCAGTAGAAGAAATGCTGAAAAATGCAGATATTGAGCTGGTTGTAGTGAATACACCCGTTCAGACTCATTTTGAATATACCAAAATGGCGCTCGAAGCCGGAAAAAATGTAGTGGTTGAAAAACCTTTTACAGTTAATGTTTCCCAGGCAGAAGAACTGGTAAAACTGGCAGAAGAAAAGGGATTGTTTCTAAGTGTTTATCAAAACAGAAGATTCGACCGTGATTATCTTCAGGTACAAAAAATCATGAGTGAAGGAAACGTAGGCAATATTAAAGAAGCCGAAATCCGTTTCGACAGATTCCGCACCGAGCCAAGCGGGAAAGCCCATAAAGAAAATCCGGAAGCTACTGGTTCTGGCTCGCTTCACGATTTGGGATCACATTTGGTCGATCAGGCGGTGCAATACTTTGGTTTTCCGGAAAGATTGTTTGCAGATGTTTTTTCTATGAAAGGAAAAGAGTTTGCGAATGACTATTTTGAAATTATTTTATTTTATCAAAATGATTTGAGAGTAAGGTTAAAATCTTCGGTTTTCACTAAGGAAGCACATTATGCATACGCTATTCATGGGGAAAAAGGAAGCTTTTTGCAAGAACGAACAGATAATCAGGAAAATGAATTGGTCGCAGGAGCTGTTCCCGAATATGGAAAAGAATGGACGCAGCCTTTAAAAGAACCGGATGGAATTCTGAATTATTTAAATGAAAATAAAGAAACCCAAAGAATTTTTACATCAAGCGAACCCGGAAATTATATGAATTATTATCAGCAGATCTATGAATTTATTGTTTTCGGATATGCATTGCCATCACCGGCAGAAGAAATCATCAAAAACATGAAGATCATTGATGCAGCCTGGGAAAGTTCTAAGGAAGGGAAAATTGTAACTTTGTAA
- a CDS encoding ABC-F family ATP-binding cassette domain-containing protein: MNYVSVENLTKSYGIKVLFENISFHINEGDKIAIVAKNGSGKSTILKILMGKEVADSGTVNINKDIQVVLFDQEIDFNSDLTIEEFMMTLDSAPIKALKNYHKSLHSTDNDFIEKALAEMEAHKAWDLENEMKQILSQLKITDLEAKMGTLSGGQIKRVALAKLLTETRAEHRHTLLIMDEPTNHLDVEMVEWLENYLNKAKITLLLVTHDRYFLDSVCDIIWELEDKNLYIHNGSYATYLENKMIREDNLNATIDKANNLYRKELEWMRRQPKARTTKSKSRIDSFYETEKVAKTDTRKQGLELDFEMKRLGKKILELKHIDKSFGNKVLLKDFSYQFQRGEKVGIVGKNGVGKSTLLNIIQGFEKFDNGEIETGETIHFGYFSQKGLQYKEDERVIDFIKEVAEFYPLANGKSLSASQFLRLFLFDDQTQYSPISKLSGGEKRRLHLMYILYQNPNFLIFDEPTNDLDLPTLTVLENFLQQFQGSLIIVSHDRYFMDRIVDHILAFEGEGKIKDFVGNFSEYREAKSREESLEKSAVQKVEPVKEPVSAPNISQNSFKKKKLSFKEQKELETIEKEMPELETKRAEILDSLNNESDYEKISKLSADLEAISEKLENHEMRWLELQEMLGEG, translated from the coding sequence ATGAATTACGTTTCTGTTGAAAATCTCACCAAATCTTATGGCATTAAAGTTTTGTTTGAAAATATTTCTTTTCACATCAATGAAGGGGACAAAATTGCCATTGTAGCCAAAAACGGAAGCGGAAAATCTACCATTCTGAAAATCCTGATGGGAAAAGAAGTAGCAGACAGCGGAACAGTGAATATTAATAAAGATATACAGGTGGTTTTGTTTGATCAGGAAATTGATTTTAATTCTGATCTTACCATTGAGGAATTCATGATGACGTTGGATTCTGCACCGATCAAAGCTCTGAAAAATTATCATAAATCGCTTCATTCCACAGACAATGATTTTATTGAAAAAGCATTAGCCGAAATGGAAGCCCACAAAGCCTGGGATCTGGAAAATGAAATGAAACAGATTCTTTCCCAGCTTAAAATCACAGATCTGGAAGCTAAAATGGGAACCCTTTCCGGAGGACAGATCAAACGTGTGGCACTGGCAAAATTGTTAACGGAAACCAGAGCGGAACACCGTCATACCCTTCTCATCATGGATGAGCCCACCAACCACCTCGATGTAGAAATGGTAGAATGGCTTGAAAATTATTTGAATAAAGCTAAAATCACCTTATTACTGGTAACCCACGACCGGTATTTTCTAGACAGTGTCTGCGATATCATCTGGGAGCTGGAAGACAAAAACCTTTACATTCACAACGGTTCTTATGCAACATATCTTGAGAACAAAATGATTCGTGAGGACAACTTAAATGCAACGATCGATAAGGCCAACAACCTTTACAGAAAGGAGCTAGAGTGGATGCGAAGACAGCCAAAAGCAAGAACGACAAAATCAAAATCAAGAATCGATTCTTTCTACGAAACGGAAAAAGTAGCTAAAACCGACACCCGAAAACAAGGCCTGGAACTGGATTTTGAAATGAAACGTTTGGGTAAAAAAATCCTTGAACTAAAACATATTGATAAAAGTTTTGGAAATAAAGTGTTGCTTAAAGATTTCAGCTACCAATTTCAAAGAGGTGAAAAAGTAGGAATCGTAGGAAAAAACGGAGTTGGGAAATCGACGCTTTTAAATATTATCCAGGGATTTGAAAAATTTGATAATGGTGAAATTGAAACCGGGGAAACCATTCATTTCGGATATTTTTCTCAAAAAGGATTGCAGTATAAAGAAGATGAAAGAGTCATTGATTTTATTAAAGAAGTTGCGGAGTTTTATCCTTTGGCCAACGGAAAAAGTCTTTCTGCATCGCAGTTTTTAAGATTATTTTTATTTGACGACCAGACGCAGTATTCTCCGATTTCAAAGCTTTCCGGAGGTGAAAAAAGGAGATTGCATCTGATGTATATTTTATATCAGAATCCGAATTTCCTGATCTTTGATGAGCCTACCAATGACTTGGATCTTCCGACACTCACGGTTCTTGAAAACTTTTTGCAACAGTTTCAAGGTTCACTGATTATCGTTTCCCACGACAGATATTTTATGGACAGAATTGTTGATCATATTTTAGCTTTCGAAGGAGAAGGAAAAATTAAAGATTTTGTCGGAAATTTCTCAGAATATCGTGAAGCAAAAAGCCGCGAAGAATCTTTGGAAAAATCGGCAGTTCAGAAAGTTGAGCCAGTAAAAGAGCCTGTTTCCGCACCAAATATTTCTCAAAACTCGTTTAAAAAGAAAAAACTTTCCTTTAAAGAACAAAAAGAATTAGAAACCATCGAAAAAGAAATGCCCGAACTGGAAACAAAAAGAGCTGAAATCCTAGATTCTCTCAACAATGAATCTGATTATGAAAAGATTTCAAAACTTTCTGCAGACCTCGAAGCCATTTCCGAAAAACTGGAAAACCACGAAATGAGATGGCTGGAACTTCAGGAAATGCTGGGAGAAGGATAA
- a CDS encoding DUF1761 domain-containing protein: MMQINFWAILVAAIVPLIMGFIWYHPKIFGTVWMREAGLSEDKMQGQMIGVFIFSLILSALMAFFLQMVTIHQFGAMGMVGGDEMNAKDSYTAFMKDYGMAYRSFGHGALHSFMAGIFFVFPLIAINAMFERKSWKYTMINTAYWTITITIMGGIICGWYAVDGFYWVTQK; the protein is encoded by the coding sequence ATGATGCAAATTAACTTTTGGGCTATTCTTGTAGCCGCAATCGTCCCTCTCATTATGGGATTTATCTGGTATCATCCAAAAATTTTCGGTACTGTTTGGATGCGTGAAGCCGGATTGTCGGAAGATAAAATGCAGGGACAGATGATAGGAGTTTTTATTTTCTCACTGATTTTATCGGCGCTCATGGCCTTTTTCCTTCAGATGGTGACGATTCACCAGTTTGGAGCTATGGGAATGGTCGGCGGCGACGAGATGAACGCCAAAGATTCTTACACCGCTTTCATGAAAGACTACGGAATGGCTTACCGTTCTTTTGGTCACGGCGCTTTGCATTCTTTTATGGCAGGGATATTTTTTGTTTTTCCTCTTATTGCCATTAATGCCATGTTTGAAAGAAAATCCTGGAAATACACCATGATCAATACGGCGTATTGGACGATCACCATTACCATTATGGGAGGAATTATTTGCGGATGGTATGCCGTAGATGGTTTTTATTGGGTGACTCAAAAATAA